The following DNA comes from Thermus oshimai DSM 12092.
TACCCTAGGGTGGTAGGATGGGGCATGCGTCTTTTTCTAGCCCTTTTCCTTGCCCTCGGCCTGGCCTCGGCCCAGGAGAACGTGGTGGCCCAGGTGGGCCCCGAGGCCATCACCAAGGAGGCCTTTGAGCTCCGCTACGGCCTCTTCATCAAAAGCGCCCTTGGCCAGCTGGGCCTGCCCGACACGGAGGAGACCCGCGCCCTCCTCGCCCAGTACCGCGCGCCCTACCTCGAGGCCCTGGCCGAGGAGCGGGCCCTCCTCCTAAGGGCCCAAAGGGAGGGGCTTTTCCCCAAAGAGGAAGAGGTGGAAGCCCGCGTCCAGGAGCTTAGGGGGGCCTTCCCCAGCGAGGAGGCCTTCTTGGAGGCCTTAAGGGGCGCGGGCCTTCCCGACCTCCCCACCTACCGCACCCTCCTCCGGGAGGCCCTGGCCCTGGAGGCCCTGGAGGCCCGCTACCGTGCCCGGCTTCAGGTCTCCCCGGCCGCCCTCCGCTTCCTCTACCACCTAAACCCCCCAAGGAGGCCCGCCCTGGCCTGCGCCCGGCACATCCTGGTGCCCACCTTGGAGGAGGCCAAGGACCTCCTAAACCGGCTGGAGCGGGGGGCTTCCTTCGCCGAGCTGGCCCAGGCCCACTCCCAAGACCCCGGCTCCGCCCCCCAAGGGGGGGCCTTGGGGTGCGAGGCCAGGGGGGCCTACGTGCCCGCCTTTGACCAGGCCCTGTGGGCCTTAAGGCCAGGGGAGGTCTCCGCCCCGGTGCGCACGGAGTTCGGCTACCACCTGATCCTTCTGGAGAGGCTCCTCCCCGCGGGGCGCGTCCCCCTGGAGGAGGTGGCGGAGGAGCTTAAGGCCCCCATCCTGGACCGGGCCTGGGAGAGGCTCAGCCGGGCCCTCATCCGCCCCTATCCCATCCAGATCTTTCCGGAAAGGTTATAAGGAGAGCCTCGTCCCCCGTGGGCCCCTGGGCCAGCCGTAGGGCCTCCCCGGGGGCGTAGATCCCGCTTTGCCCTTCAAAGGTGAGGCCCAGGATCCTCCCGTTCAGCATGGGGTTCAGGAGGAGCCCAAGGTTCTCCCGCCCCAGGAGCCGTGCCCGGGCGGAGGCCAGCCACACCTCCCCCTCCTTCCGGCTTGGGTCCTTGGGCCAGGGGCGCTCCCAAGGGGCAGGGTTGGCCGAGGGCTGGAGGAGGAGTTCCGCCCCCAGGGCGTCCAGCCGGGCCAGGTGGGCTTCAAAGAAACCGTCCAGGCAGATGAGAACCCCCACCCGCCCGGCCTGGGTGGCCACCAGGTGGGGTCCGAAGGCCCCCCGCTTCAGCCAGCGCTCCTGTGGGGTGAGCTCCATCTTGGGCACCTGGGCCAGGAGGCGGCCTTGGGGGTTGAAGAAGAGGGCCAGGTTCTGAAAGAGGGGGGTGCGGGGGAAAAGCCCCCGGGCAAGCTCCTCCTCGTAGGGGGGGGAGAGGAGGGTGCCCGCAAGGAGGTAGGCCGAAAAGCGCCGGGCGGCCTCGGCCATGGTGTCCCGGAAGGCCCTATAGGCCCGCCGGGCCCGCCGCCAGGGGCTTAGGGGGTCTTTCAGGAGTTCCCGCGGGTGGAAGTCCCCCTCCAGGTGGAGGAGGAGGGGGAGGCCGAAGAGCTCCGGAAAGGCGGCGAGGCGGGGGGAAGGGGTGCCCTCTAAGGGCCTTAGGAGGGCGAAGACCCTTTCCCGGAAGGCCTCCTCCGTGCGGTAGTGCTCGGGGTGGACCTCGGTTTGGAGGGCAAGCAGGGTGCGGAAGCCCATCTGGGTGCCCTTTCCTTGGGGTGCTTAAACCGCGCTGGCCCCTCCGTCCACCGTGAGGACGGCCCCCGTGACGTAGTCCGAGGCGGGGCTGGCCAGGAAGAGCACCGCCCCCCCAAGCTCCCCCGGCTGCCCCGCCCGGCCCAAGGGGGTGAAGGCCTTGAGGAAGGCCTCCGCCTTGGGCAGGACCTTTTCCGTCATGCGGGTGGGGAAGAAGCCGGGGGCCAAGGCGTTCACCCGGATGCCCCACCGGCCCCACTTGGCCGCGGTGTCCCGGGTGAGGGCGATGAGCCCCCCCTTGGAGGCGGAGTAGCCCACCGCGTCCAACACCTCGGGGAACTCCCCCTTGAGCCCGGCGATGGAGGCGATGTGGACGATCTTGCCGTAGCCCCGCTCCTTCATCCTCCTGGCGGCGGCCCGGCTTACCAGGAAGGCCCCCACGAGGTTCACCTCCAAGACCTCCCGCACCTTCTCCGCGGGCATTTCCAAGGAGGGGGCGCCCCAGCTCACCCCGGCCGCGTTCACCAGGACGGTGAGGGGGCCTAGGCTCCTTTCCACCTCCTCCACCACGGCTTCCACCCGGGCCTCGTCCCGCACGTCCCCTTCCAGGTAAAGGGCGTCTGGGAGGTGCTTCCTGGCCTCCTCAAAGAAGCTGGCCCGGCGGGCCATGACCGCCACCTGGGCCCCCGCCTCCCTCAGGGCCAGGGCGGCCTCGAGGCCAAGCCCCCTCGAGCCCCCGGTGACCAGGGCCACCTTCCCGTCTAGGCGGAACTTTTCCAGAAACATCGGCTACCCTCCCCCGTACAGGTTCTTGTATTGCTCCCTCAGGGCCCGCTTCAGGAACTTGCCGGCGCTGGTCCTCGGGATCTCCTCCACGAAGACGTAGGCGTCGGGGAGCTGCCACTTGGCGAAGCCCGCCTGGAGGAGGTGCTCGTTCAGCTCCTCCGGGGTGGGCCTCTCCCCCCGGGGCACCACCACCGCCAGGGGCCTTTCCTGCCACTTGGGGTGGGGGATGGCCACCACCGCCGCCTCCTTCACCTTGGGGTGGCCCATGAGGGCGTTTTCCAGGTCCACGCTGGAGATCCACTCCCCGCCCGACTTGATGAGGTCCTTGAGCCGGTCCTTGATCTCCAGGTAGCCCTCCTCGTCCCACACGGCCATGTCCCCCGTGCGGAACCAGCCGTCCGCCGTAAGGGCCAGCCGGCTTGCCTCCTCGTTTTTGTAGTACCCCCCGGTGATCCAGGGGCCCTTGAGCTGGATCTCCCCCATGGTCTTCCCGTCCTTGGGCACGGGCTGGCCCCTCTCGTCCGCCACCCTGAGGCGCACCAGGGGGATGGGGAGGCCGGTCTTGGCCTTGAGCGTGAGCTTTTCTTCGGGGGAGAGGGTTTCCAGGTGGCTCTTGGTGAAGTTCTGCACCACCACGGGGGAGGTCTCCGTGAGGCCGTAGCCCTGGCGCACCTCAATCCCCATGCGCTCAAAGCGCCCGATGAGGCTCCTAGGGGCCGCGCTTCCCCCCACCACCAGGCGCTTCAGGGTTTTGAGGCGGTGGCCCGTGGCCTCCAGGTGCTCCGCCAGGGCCAGCCACACCGTGGGCACCCCCGCGGTGAAGGTGACCCCCTCCCCGTCCATGAGCTCCACCAGGGAGGCGGGGTCCAGCCGGGGCCCGGGCAGGACCTGCTTGGCCCCCACCAGGGTGGCCGCGTAGGGGAGGCACCAGGCGTTCACGTGGAACATGGGCACCACGGGGAGGACCACGTCCCTTTCCGAAAGGGCGGTGCCGTCCGCAAGGCTCGCCGCCAGGGTGTGGAGGACCAGGGCCCGGTGGCTGTAGACCACCCCCTTGGGCAGGCCCGTGGTCCCGGTGGTGTAGGCCATGCCGCAGGCCGCCCGTTCGGGGACGCGCACGGGTTCGGCCTCTTCCCCCAGGACCTCTTCGTAGCTCAGGTACCCTTCGGGGGCCCGTTCGTCCATGACCACGAAGTGCTCCACGGTCTTGAGCTCCGGCCGGAGGGCCTCCACCAGGGGGAGGAGGCCCGGGTCAAAGAGGAGGACCTTGTCCTCCGCGTGGTTCAGGATGTAGGCGATCTCCTTGGGGGAGAGGCGGGGGTTGGCGGTGTGGAGCACGGCCCCCATCCCGGGCACGGCGAAGTAGGCCTCGAGGTGGCGGAAGTGGTTGAAGCCCAGGGTGGCCACCCGGTCCCCCACGCCCACCCCTAAGGCCCTCAGGCCCCCCATGAGCCGTTTGGCCCGGCGGTGGACCCGAGCATAGTCCGTGCGGTGGATCTCCCCGGTGTGCAGGCGGGAGACCACCTCTTTCTTTCCGAAAAGCTCCGCCGCCCGCTCCAGGAAGTCCCAAAGGTTGAGCTCCTCCTCCATCATGGTGCTTGGGAACATGCCCACCTCCTTAGGCGTTGGACCCAGTATATTCCCCTACCCGCTAGAAGACCCCCTTGGCGAAGGCCACGCGCCTTCCCTCCAGGAGCGCTTCCCCCGCGGCGTGAAGGAGGTGTTTTCCGGGGTGGACCACCCACCCCCGGGCGAGGAGGGAGCCCCCTCGCACCGGCCGCAGGTAGCTCACGGAAAGCTCCGCGGTGACCACCCGCACCCCACCGCCTGGCCCAGGGCGCTGTCCAGGAGGGCGGCCAGGATCCCCCGTGGACCAGGCCCTGCCCCTGGAGGAACTCCTCCCGCACCTCCAGGGCAAGCTCCGCCTCGCCCCCTTCCCGCTTTAGCACCTTCGCGCCGAACCACCGGGCAAAGGGGCTCACGCCGGCCTCCGCCGGACCATGGTCACGAACTCCCCTTCCTGCACCACCTCGCCCCGCTGGTTGTAGACCCTAACCCGCTGCACCAGGATGCCCCGGTCGGGCTTGGAGGTCTCCCGCTTCTCCAGGATCTCGCTTTCCCCATGGACCGTGTCCCCGATGAAGACGGGCTTGAGGAAGCGGTAGTTCCGGATCTCCATCCAGGCGATGACCGTGCCCTCAAAGTGCCCCGAGCGCTGCCTCAGGCCCGTGAGCATGGAGAGCACCAAAAG
Coding sequences within:
- a CDS encoding peptidylprolyl isomerase, which encodes MRLFLALFLALGLASAQENVVAQVGPEAITKEAFELRYGLFIKSALGQLGLPDTEETRALLAQYRAPYLEALAEERALLLRAQREGLFPKEEEVEARVQELRGAFPSEEAFLEALRGAGLPDLPTYRTLLREALALEALEARYRARLQVSPAALRFLYHLNPPRRPALACARHILVPTLEEAKDLLNRLERGASFAELAQAHSQDPGSAPQGGALGCEARGAYVPAFDQALWALRPGEVSAPVRTEFGYHLILLERLLPAGRVPLEEVAEELKAPILDRAWERLSRALIRPYPIQIFPERL
- a CDS encoding carbon-nitrogen hydrolase family protein, giving the protein MGFRTLLALQTEVHPEHYRTEEAFRERVFALLRPLEGTPSPRLAAFPELFGLPLLLHLEGDFHPRELLKDPLSPWRRARRAYRAFRDTMAEAARRFSAYLLAGTLLSPPYEEELARGLFPRTPLFQNLALFFNPQGRLLAQVPKMELTPQERWLKRGAFGPHLVATQAGRVGVLICLDGFFEAHLARLDALGAELLLQPSANPAPWERPWPKDPSRKEGEVWLASARARLLGRENLGLLLNPMLNGRILGLTFEGQSGIYAPGEALRLAQGPTGDEALLITFPERSGWDRGG
- a CDS encoding SDR family oxidoreductase; amino-acid sequence: MFLEKFRLDGKVALVTGGSRGLGLEAALALREAGAQVAVMARRASFFEEARKHLPDALYLEGDVRDEARVEAVVEEVERSLGPLTVLVNAAGVSWGAPSLEMPAEKVREVLEVNLVGAFLVSRAAARRMKERGYGKIVHIASIAGLKGEFPEVLDAVGYSASKGGLIALTRDTAAKWGRWGIRVNALAPGFFPTRMTEKVLPKAEAFLKAFTPLGRAGQPGELGGAVLFLASPASDYVTGAVLTVDGGASAV
- a CDS encoding long-chain fatty acid--CoA ligase, giving the protein MFPSTMMEEELNLWDFLERAAELFGKKEVVSRLHTGEIHRTDYARVHRRAKRLMGGLRALGVGVGDRVATLGFNHFRHLEAYFAVPGMGAVLHTANPRLSPKEIAYILNHAEDKVLLFDPGLLPLVEALRPELKTVEHFVVMDERAPEGYLSYEEVLGEEAEPVRVPERAACGMAYTTGTTGLPKGVVYSHRALVLHTLAASLADGTALSERDVVLPVVPMFHVNAWCLPYAATLVGAKQVLPGPRLDPASLVELMDGEGVTFTAGVPTVWLALAEHLEATGHRLKTLKRLVVGGSAAPRSLIGRFERMGIEVRQGYGLTETSPVVVQNFTKSHLETLSPEEKLTLKAKTGLPIPLVRLRVADERGQPVPKDGKTMGEIQLKGPWITGGYYKNEEASRLALTADGWFRTGDMAVWDEEGYLEIKDRLKDLIKSGGEWISSVDLENALMGHPKVKEAAVVAIPHPKWQERPLAVVVPRGERPTPEELNEHLLQAGFAKWQLPDAYVFVEEIPRTSAGKFLKRALREQYKNLYGGG
- a CDS encoding PaaI family thioesterase, which codes for MRVVTAELSVSYLRPVRGGSLLARGWVVHPGKHLLHAAGEALLEGRRVAFAKGVF
- a CDS encoding MaoC/PaaZ C-terminal domain-containing protein — protein: MPMYFEDFQVGQTFRTPARTVTEADVVNFAGVSGDYNPIHTDAEFAKETPFGQRIAHGLLVLSMLTGLRQRSGHFEGTVIAWMEIRNYRFLKPVFIGDTVHGESEILEKRETSKPDRGILVQRVRVYNQRGEVVQEGEFVTMVRRRPA